In a single window of the Lodderomyces elongisporus chromosome 4, complete sequence genome:
- the PUB1 gene encoding E3 ubiquitin-protein ligase pub1, which produces MSQVANTQSNSSNSVENQIPASINESEASHTPNENKDTDNNNDKAERDQEIISTNSPSQDPPSSTGSCPSPKESETQLESEESTVAPASAVNGGREISNKILYVGNLAKSASEEQINEIFSSVSNPIKSIKLLNDKNKLGFNYAFIEFNESEDAEKALNSLNGKDVNGSDIKVNWAYQSAAIAGGSTPEEPSYNIFVGDLSSEVNDEALKKAFTKFGSLKQAHVMWDMQTSRSRGYGFVTFGKQEDAENALQSMNGEWLGGRAIRCNWASHKSHINNSNTNNNNNNNNNNINNTNGNAIYGHTQQFAYGDNPFKASNQQQQQQHQQQGFNRFSNNNRTNRSNYNNNNSNNNNNNNNGNNKRHYNNANNNIHTPQFPPQFMGGQITQVNGQALPQQSPNLNGLMLHNFGSNPNLVPFNQNNTFNANNGQGPVPVSNMNQQTQQDSTHTNNHNNNNNNNNNNNNNNSNSNSNNTNTNSINNNAGNVAMVSPQTYDIVLRQTPSWQTTVYIGNIAHFTQSHEMIPLLQSFGFIVDFKFHPERGCAFVKYDSHERAALAIIQLAGFNLNGRPLKCGWGKERPQQYQSRVGGHVAGEVEHPSYGQN; this is translated from the coding sequence ATGTCTCAAGTAGCAAACACACAGTCGAATTCAAGCAACAGCGTTGAGAATCAAATTCCTGCCTCGATCAACGAATCAGAGGCCTCGCACACACCAAACGAGAACAAAGATACCGATAATAATAACGACAAAGCCGAAAGGGACCAAGAGATTATTTCAACTAATTCTCCAAGTCAAGATCCCCCTTCTTCTACTGGCTCATGCCCCTCGCCCAAGGAGTCGGAGACTCAGTTGGAGTCCGAGGAAAGTACAGTTGCCCCAGCTTCAGCTGTGAATGGTGGCCGTGAGATTTCTAATAAAATTTTGTATGTTGGAAATTTGGCGAAATCAGCATCAGAGGAACAAATCAATGAAATATTTTCATCAGTGTCCAACCCAATCAAGTCGATCAAGTTGCTTAATGACAAGAACAAACTTGGCTTTAATTATGCGTTTATCGAATTTAATGAGAGCGAAGATGCCGAGAAGGCTTTGAACTCATTGAATGGCAAGGATGTCAATGGCTCAGATATTAAAGTCAATTGGGCCTACCAATCCGCAGCAATTGCTGGTGGTTCAACACCAGAAGAACCTTCGTACAATATCTTTGTTGGCGACTTGAGTTCTGAAGTGAATGACGAAGCATTGAAGAAAGCTTTTACCAAGTTTGGATCTTTGAAACAAGCGCACGTTATGTGGGATATGCAGACCTCAAGGTCTAGAGGGTATGGGTTTGTTACGTTTGGAAAACAAGAGGACGCCGAGAATGCTCTCCAATCAATGAATGGCGAGTGGCTTGGCGGTAGAGCTATTAGATGCAACTGGGCATCTCACAAATCACAtatcaacaatagcaatactaataacaataacaataataataataataatatcaacaatacTAATGGCAATGCAATTTATGGCCACACGCAACAATTTGCATATGGAGACAATCCATTCAAGGCATccaatcaacaacaacaacaacagcatcaacaacaaggaTTTAATCGTTTTCTGAATAACAATCGTACAAATAGATcaaattacaacaacaacaatagcaacaataacaacaacaataacaatggCAACAATAAGCGTCACTACAATAATgctaacaacaacatccaCACTCCACAGTTCCCACCCCAATTTATGGGTGGTCAAATTACACAAGTGAATGGACAAGCATTACCGCAGCAAAGTCCAAACTTGAATGGGTTGATGTTGCACAATTTTGGGTCAAACCCAAACCTCGTGCCATTCAACCAAAATAATACTTTTAATGCCAATAATGGTCAGGGTCCAGTTCCAGTAAGTAACATGAATCAACAAACACAGCAAGATAGTACTCATACTAATaatcataataataataacaacaataacaataacaataacaataacaacagtaacagcaatagcaacaacaccaataccaatagTATTAACAACAATGCTGGTAATGTTGCAATGGTTTCTCCTCAAACCTACGATATAGTTCTTAGACAAACTCCATCATGGCAAACTACAGTGTACATAGGTAATATTGCCCATTTCACTCAGCTGCACGAGATGATCCCATTGCTTCAgtcttttggttttattGTTGATTTCAAGTTCCATCCCGAACGTGGGTGCGCCTTTGTGAAATACGATTCACACGAACGTGCCGCATTAGCTATAATACAGTTGGCAGGGTTTAACTTGAATGGTAGACCTTTGAAATGCGGGTGGGGTAAAGAAAGACCACAACAGTATCAATCAAGAGTCGGTGGCCATGTTGCAGGCGAGGTTGAACATCCATCGTATGGTCAAAATTGA
- the CRZ1_2 gene encoding DNA-binding transcription factor has translation MSTHLQGSQEDEELYNILNLSPPVINVADYQSESILGQQQGFIKPNYNHNNNNNNNNNNNNNNNNNLNHQHNNQFENSIRRSVELTLETSNMPQFADEEFLSPHSQISQHSQHSQDWSSPNNLQLATGENRNDVGNSFGNNIGNNIGNGSGSGSGHGFLRVDSPQGYLNPHSPGSHSVYSSHSAYSEVSSHPASPYLDAMSQFSNTNLAPPEVPTAYSDVGSNYGDDVNYPNNYSNENNDSSSNNKNDNIFHDYRNSNLMPGHFDSFGFNSRDGEIPLGGSVSSANLLSMYQQQQQQQQQQQQQQQQQQQQQQQQQQQQEDSPLKQTQNLNLLQEQSSVFPRGDINFQDMDEVHNQQFQPMDGLELDPNSQPPQHHNQQQNQQQNYQHQHQQQHQHQHQQQQHQQHQQQQHQQQQQHGQFHYDNNNNDIVHEQYSFANPQMNFELDITITPPQQSDQIFPHQQPQHTSSTALDSLDNNASPENSKQLLTENNLSHYYTQIKKEFVEEDSPNIVISIHQAPEDVAAKTPSLFSNSSANSPGNALSRISSNNEEDRVKTDSSNFVSNDQLMPSSSSTNNNNQSEAKDLLNPEYQSIKRGRRKSHASKSASASPRSRSRSTRSRNSSRSRSRSRSKDGDGDGDEAIDDENEANDSDGGNTYENEDMSEHDGDHDGSHSKNDGTSQISSREKMLELASPNQTSKRTQKHPSVYACHLCDKRFTRPYNLKSHLRTHTDERPFICSQCGKAFARQHDKKRHEDLHTGEKKYQCKGFLKNGEPYGCGRKFARADALRRHFQTDAGKECIRLLIEEEERDGGLQGSSLRANEIADTIVNDKTDALNMAQAGNSNSGVNGDDNINADSNHNRVPQVLISPSQ, from the coding sequence ATGTCTACCCATTTACAGGGCTCACAGGAAGATGAAGAGCTATACAATATTTTAAACTTGTCACCACCAGTGATCAATGTTGCTGATTACCAAAGTGAACTGATACTTGGCCAACAACAAGGGTTCATAAAACCAAActacaaccacaacaacaacaacaacaacaacaacaacaacaacaacaacaacaacaacaacctaaACCACCAACACAATAACCAATTTGAAAACTCGATTCGAAGGTCAGTCGAACTAACTTTGGAAACTTCGAATATGCCACAATTTGCTGATGAAGAGTTTTTATCCCCGCATTCTCAAATTAGTCAACACAGCCAACATAGTCAAGATTGGTCCTCGCCAAACAATTTACAACTTGCAACCGGTGAAAATAGGAACGATGTTGGAAACAGTTTTGGAAACAATATTGGAAATAACATTGGAAATGGAAGCGGCAGCGGTAGTGGCCATGGATTTCTTCGTGTGGATAGTCCACAAGGATATCTCAACCCACACTCTCCAGGAAGCCATTCAGTCTACTCATCGCATTCGGCCTATTCGGAAGTTTCATCCCATCCAGCATCACCCTATCTCGATGCGATGTCTCAATTTAGTAATACCAATTTGGCACCTCCAGAAGTACCGACTGCATATTCAGATGTGGGATCTAATTACGGTGACGATGTGAACTACCCTAATAATTACAGtaatgaaaacaatgaCAGTAGttccaacaacaagaatgATAATATTTTTCATGACTATCGAAATTCCAACTTGATGCCAGGTCATTTCGACAGCTTTGGCTTTAACTCGAGAGATGGCGAGATCCCACTAGGTGGATCTGTCAGTTCAGCTAACTTGTTAAGCAtgtatcaacaacaacagcagcagcagcaacagcagcagcaacaacaacaacaacaacaacaacaacaacaacaacagcagcagcagcaagaAGATTCTCCATTGAAGCAAACACAAAACTTGAATTTGTTACAAGAACAAAGTTCAGTATTTCCTAGAGGAGACATAAATTTTCAAGACATGGATGAAGTGCATaaccaacaatttcaaccTATGGATGGTTTGGAACTCGATCCTAACTcacaaccaccacaacatcacaatcaacaacaaaatcaacaacaaaattatcaacatcaacatcaacaacaacatcaacatcaacatcaacaacaacaacatcagcaacatcagcaacaacaacatcagcaacaacaacaacatggACAATTTCAttatgataataataataatgacaTCGTCCACGAGCAGTATAGTTTTGCAAATCCACAAATGAACTTTGAACTTGATATCACCATTACACCGCCACAACAGTCTGATCAAATTTTTCCACATCAGCAGCCACAACATACTTCTTCTACTGCACTCGATTCCTTGGATAACAATGCATCTCCTGAAAACAGTAAACAATTACTCACCGAAAATAATCTTTCTCACTACTATActcaaatcaaaaaagaatttgtaGAAGAGGACTCTCCAAACATTGTTATATCAATTCATCAGGCCCCCGAAGATGTGGCTGCCAAAACCCCATCTTTATTTAGTAATTCCTCGGCAAATTCTCCGGGAAATGCACTTTCGCGAATAAGTTCAAACAACGAAGAAGATAGAGTTAAAACAGATTCGAGTAATTTTGTCTCCAATGATCAACTCATGCCATCATCCTCTTCCactaacaataataaccaAAGTGAAGCGAAAGATTTGTTGAACCCAGAGTACCAGTCAATTAAACGTGGAAGACGCAAAAGCCATGCATCCAAGTCAGCCAGCGCATCTCCACGACTGCGCTCTAGATCTACACgaagtagaaatagcagtcgAAGCCGAAGTAGGAGCAGAAGCAAAGATGGTGATGGAGACGGAGACGAAGCAATTGacgatgaaaatgaagcaAATGACAGCGATGGTGGGAACACTTATGAAAACGAGGATATGAGTGAGCATGATGGTGATCACGATGGTTCTCATTCTAAGAATGATGGCACATCACAAATATCATCGCGTGAGAAAATGTTGGAACTTGCACTGCCAAACCAGACATCGAAAAGAACTCAAAAGCATCCAAGCGTTTACGCCTGCCATTTATGTGATAAACGATTCACACGGCCTTATAATTTGAAATCCCATTTGAGAACACATACTGACGAAAGGCCCTTTATATGTAGTCAATGTGGCAAAGCATTTGCTAGACAACACGATAAGAAACGACATGAGGATTTGCATACAGGTGAAAAAAAGTACCAATGTAAAGGTTTTTTGAAGAATGGGGAGCCATACGGATGCGGACGCAAATTCGCCAGAGCTGATGCATTAAGAAGACATTTTCAAACCGATGCAGGAAAAGAATGTATTCGATTAttgattgaagaagaagaaagagatggTGGGTTACAAGGCTCGCTGTTGCGAGCGAATGAAATTGCTGATACTATTGTTAATGACAAAACTGATGCCTTGAACATGGCACAAGCAGGAAATCTGAACCTGGGTGTGAATGGTGATGACAATATCAATGCAGATTCCAATCATAATAGAGTACCACAAGTTCTAATATCACCGTCACAATAG
- the SSN8 gene encoding RNA polymerase II holoenzyme cyclin-like subunit (BUSCO:EOG09262K8C) codes for MSADYWNSSQRSRWQFTRYSLLEARRKLLFLERRMIQNGLIRDYPNIVYDYNMRIYLHNLLLKLGRRMNVRQIAIATAEVYLSRFLTRVSLKEINVYLLVTTCLYVACKIEECPQHIRLILSEARNIWSEYIPHDVTKLAEFEFYLIEEMDSYMVLHHPYKSLIQLRDFLETKYEVYGFKLSEEEMQNSWSLINDSYITDLHLLVPPHIIAVAAIYITVVLKKNLAQLRNKTSPSGISSSMSTMVTSTKNNTLDNSGAGSYSTKGVSQNSITPEMLNSLTDGVESGTGSGLGLGESEGGGLSNEGTGVAGVGDSGVNVKNLQIDKGNKTTPSPTILSDHHLSADSLQAAGHKQEPRSQLPKAKGMSNSDFVNFEVDILDEDTINIHKFMNFLEHSHINLDEVVEAVQDMVGTYVLWNRYNEQGVKKALQIMLLRR; via the coding sequence ATGTCAGCAGATTACTGGAACTCTTCGCAACGAAGTCGGTGGCAGTTCACACGGTACTCACTCTTGGAGGCACGAAGGaaacttttatttcttgAGCGCAGGATGATTCAAAATGGCCTAATCAGAGATTACCCAAACATTGTATACGATTACAACATGAGAATATACCTACACAATCTCCTACTCAAACTTGGTCGACGGATGAATGTCCGACAAATTGCCATTGCCACTGCCGAAGTATACCTTTCTCGATTTCTTACGAGGGTAAGTTTAAAAGAGATCAATGTGTATTTACTTGTCACCACATGTCTTTATGTCGCATGTAAAATCGAAGAGTGCCCGCAGCATATTCGATTGATACTTTCAGAGGCTAGAAATATTTGGTCAGAGTATATTCCTCATGATGTGACAAAGTTGGCtgagtttgagttttaTCTAATAGAGGAAATGGACTCATATATGGTGTTGCACCATCCATATAAACTGTTGATCCAACTACGGGACTTTTTAGAGACAAAATACGAAGTTTATGGTTTCAAATTATCGGAAGAAGAGATGCAAAACTCATGGAGTTTGATCAATGATAGTTATATCACTGATTTACACTTGTTAGTTCCACCACATATAATTGCCGTTGCAGCTATATACATTACAGTtgtgttgaaaaagaatttggcCCAATTGCGAAATAAAACTAGTCCTAGCGGTATTTCTTCTCTGATGTCCACAATGGTGACAAGTACAAAGAATAATACCTTGGACAACAGTGGAGCTGGATCATATTCTACAAAGGGAGTTTCACAGAATTCAATAACGCCTGAGATGCTAAACTCTTTAACTGATGGCGTAGAATCAGGAACGGGGTCAGGGCTAGGGTTAGGAGAGTCAGAGGGAGGAGGTTTATCCAATGAAGGGACTGGAGTCGCAGGTGTAGGTGATTCTGGCGTGAATGTCAAGAATTTACAAATTGATAAAGGTAACAAGACTACCCCATCACCAACAATTCTTTCTGACCATCATTTGCTGGCTGATTCTTTGCAAGCAGCAGGTCATAAGCAAGAACCTCGACTGCAGCTTCCAAAGGCTAAAGGAATGTCAAACCTGGATTTTGTCAATTTTGAAGTCGACATTTTGGATGAGGACAcgataaatatccacaagtTTATGAACTTTTTGGAACATTCGCATATTAACTTGGATGAAGTGGTTGAGGCTGTGCAAGATATGGTGGGCACGTACGTATTGTGGAACCGATACAATGAGCAAGGTGTCAAGAAGGCACTACAGATTATGCTACTACGAAGATGA
- the TRM12 gene encoding S-adenosylmethionine-dependent methyltransferase gives MIKLIIRDRTHIKHVKNILEEHKWLNKSKKIDSHQGIFTIYTTLTLLPTILSGYEYGEYEETPNQEGTGKKTLQFIVEEYCVRNGIDVLEFPKRWSLYPPMLLFNSSLTFSSNTNTNTNTNTNTNLNGDISLPSELCEELLKNQLDLFGTCNITHIAINKPIIESDIMRRPHNIVPLYGDFGPRLPLEDYRPTAKDFQNAFWCHVVQNGIWQTWAPLYTMFSRGNIKEKKRILDNYKTLQGTVVMDLYCGIGYFSLSYLRNGAKLLCWELNPWSVEGFCRAMEHAGYKYRLFQETDTFDIIALNDVDACVFLESNEKVLNRLQNVQRHSLRISHINLGLLPTSQPSWPIVNEVVHIYSNTDPLVHVHENVHVEDFEKLGKKIEANFTRGEVIHQEKVKTFAPDVWHVVYDVRVRK, from the coding sequence ATGATTAAACTAATTATCAGAGATAGAACACACATCAAACATGTTAAGAACATTTTGGAAGAACACAAGTGGTTGAATAAATCTAAGAAGATTGATAGTCATCAAGGTATATTTACGATATATACCACATTGACTTTGTTGCCCACAATTTTATCAGGTTATGAATATGGCGAATATGAAGAAACTCCAAATCAAGAAGGCACGGGAAAGaaaactttacaatttATTGTGGAAGAGTACTGCGTGCGTAATGGCATCGACGTATTGGAATTCCCCAAAAGATGGTCTCTCTACCCGCCCATGCTCCTCTTTAACTCCAGTTTAACCTTTAGttccaacaccaacaccaacaccaacaccaacaccaatacAAATTTAAATGGAGATATTTCACTACCTTCTGAGTTGTGCGAGGAGTTGCTCAAAAACCAATTGGATTTGTTTGGCACTTGTAACATAACTCATATTGCAATAAACAAGCCCATTATTGAATCTGACATTATGCGGCGACCGCATAATATTGTTCCGCTATATGGAGACTTTGGTCCACGCTTGCCACTAGAAGACTATAGACCAACTGCTAAGGACTTCCAAAATGCCTTTTGGTGTCATGTTGTACAGAATGGTATATGGCAGACCTGGGCTCCGTTGTATACAATGTTTTCTCGCGGAAACataaaggagaaaaagaggattTTAGATAATTACAAAACTTTACAAGGCACAGTTGTTATGGATCTCTATTGTGGAATAGGATATTTCTCACTAAGTTACTTGCGCAATGGTGCCAAACTTTTGTGTTGGGAGTTGAATCCATGGTCCGTCGAGGGATTCTGTAGGGCAATGGAACATGCTGGGTACAAATACCGACTATTTCAAGAAACTGACACTTTTGATATCATTGCTCTAAATGATGTAGATGCTTGTGTTTTTCTCGAGAGTAATGAGAAAGTATTAAACAGGTTGCAGAATGTGCAACGACATAGCTTGAGAATAAGTCATATAAATTTGGGTTTACTACCTACATCACAGCCTAGTTGGCCAATTGTTAATGAAGTGGTTCACATTTACTCCAATACGGATCCATTGGTACATGTGCATGAAAATGTACACGTTGAGgactttgaaaaattagGCAAAAAGATTGAAGCCAATTTCACTCGGGGAGAGGTTATACACCaggaaaaagtaaagacgTTTGCACCTGATGTGTGGCATGTGGTGTACGATGTACGTGTTAGGAAGTAA
- the CAB2 gene encoding Phosphopantothenate--cysteine ligase cab2 (BUSCO:EOG09263YFX), with protein sequence MTPAHQKNFHTSNPEEATAINREIPEFAAAQISDEDKYFANHKPPSYLPEIKEELDKFIKYHLENTGKRIALVTSGGTTVPLENNTVRFIDNFSAGTRGATSAEYFLENGYAVIFLHREFSLLPYSRHYSHSTNCFLDYMTEVNGKIEIDPKYSEQMLHVYRKYHEAQDSNSLLLIPYTTVNQYLYTLKLISEELKPCTNKALFYLAAAVSDFFIPQSRMPQHKIQSSAATDGELVIRLAQVPKFLSRLVENWSSGAMIISFKLETDSSILIKKAKSALERYHHQLVIGNLLQTRKKEVVFVDLEHDDHWVRLTDEEVANGKEIESEMIPAVITLHNEWIKKSLA encoded by the coding sequence ATGACTCCAGCTCACCAGAAAAATTTCCACACTTCAAACCCTGAAGAGGCCACAGCCATCAACAGAGAGATCCCCGAGTTTGCAGCGGCTCAAATCTCCGATGAAGACAAGTACTTTGCCAACCACAAACCCCCATCATACTTGCCCGAGATCAAGGAGGAGCTCGATAAGTTCATCAAATACCATTTGGAAAACACCGGGAAAAGAATCGCCTTGGTTACTTCAGGCGGAACTACAGTCCCATTGGAAAATAATACTGTGCGGttcattgacaatttcaGCGCTGGTACAAGAGGGGCTACTTCTGCCGAATACTTTCTTGAAAACGGGTATGCCGTAATCTTTTTACACCGAGAGTTTTCTCTACTTCCTTACTCGAGGCATTATAGTCACTCAACAAACTGCTTCCTAGACTATATGACCGAAGTTAATGGCAAGATTGAAATTGATCCGAAATACAGCGAACAAATGTTGCATGTATACCGCAAATACCACGAAGCACAAGACTCCAATTCACTTTTGCTCATCCCATACACCACAGTTAACCAATACTTGTACACCTTGAAGCTAATCTCGGAAGAATTGAAACCATGCACAAACAAGGCCTTGTTCTATCTCGCGGCTGCAGTGTCAGACTTTTTTATTCCACAATCAAGAATGCCCCAACATAAGATCCAGAGCTCTGCCGCAACAGATGGTGAATTGGTCATTCGCTTGGCACAAGTACCCAAGTTTTTAAGCAGATTGGTTGAAAACTGGTCTTCAGGCGCAATGATTATCAGCTTTAAATTGGAGACAGATAGCAGTATATTGAtcaaaaaggcaaaaagcGCTTTGGAAAGATACCATCACCAACTTGTGATTGGTAACTTGTTACAAAcgagaaaaaaggaagttGTCTTTGTCGACCTCGAACACGATGATCATTGGGTAAGGTTGACTGATGAGGAAGTGGCCAACGGAAAGGAGATTGAAAGCGAAATGATCCCCGCGGTCATTACTTTACACAATGAATGGATTAAAAAGAGTTTAGCATAA
- the SAM50 gene encoding sam50-like protein (BUSCO:EOG09263DQH) has product MSIVSQDEEFMESMKFQPHNQSTAGSNQSTEEKQLLELQTLKQEQLIKQNQQFLNDLFHDNSTQPIKVRNVQITNGDQFRDSFVAAQFAPLLEEGTVMSLRNYLDVVDNISKGFLKLGIVENIMCSTHQVNAVQPKRSPFPFVTGGARGNAGAIGAINVVPVFNALPVKRFFAKTGTNIGNGEGDGYIQFQLRNIFGGGENLVFDAVTGTKTQSSYLLNYNQPVWNNPNFIWENQFSINSRKLDWIQSVVQSKSIVNKIYTQFHHTKVNHELVMENTVRNLSNNASRSFEVMQQSGQSIKSSVAYNISYDSRDNKHLPFSGRYIQCGVEYNGLLGSLNAFPYVKTASQAQQAWNLPFLNSHLLATVKCGLLYPLLAERKSGISSSMSSSSSSSSLSISPSPFSSSLLDRFYIGGPNDVRSFMLNGLGPKNQNSYIGGDMFMNGGLSLFTDIPRYKDSNFKLHNFVNWGRIASMSKDQSLVDNLKKMSHSYCLSCGFGILYNHPMARFELNFVLPLIVNERDLVRKGIQYGIGVSFL; this is encoded by the coding sequence ATGTCCATTGTCAGTCAGGATGAGGAATTCATGGAATCCATGAAATTTCAACCGCATAATCAGTCAACAGCTGGTTCTAATCAATCCACTGAAGAGAAGCAATTGCTTGAACTTCAAACACttaaacaagaacaattaataaaacaaaatcaacagTTTCTCAATGACCTATTTCATGATAACTCTACGCAACCCATTAAGGTGCGAAACGTACAGATTACAAATGGTGATCAGTTCCGGGATAGTTTTGTTGCTGCACAATTTGCACCATTACTTGAAGAAGGGACCGTGATGAGTTTGAGAAATTATCTTGATGTAGTAGATAATATTCTGAAGggttttttgaaattgggCATAGTGGAAAATATCATGTGCAGCACACATCAAGTTAATGCTGTTCAACCTAAGAGATCGCCGTTTCCGTTCGTTACTGGTGGTGCTCGTGGTAATGCAGGAGCTATTGGGGCCATCAACGTTGTTCCCGTGTTTAACGCACTTCCTGTGAAACGTTTTTTTGCGAAAACAGGTACCAATATAGGAAACGGGGAAGGTGATGGGTACATCCAATTTCAACTCCGTAATATATTTGGAGGTGGCGAAAACTTGGTGTTTGATGCTGTGACTGGTACAAAGACGCAGAGCTCATACTTACTCAATTATAATCAACCGGTATGGAATAATCCAAATTTCATTTGGGAAAATCAATTTAGTATCAATTCACGCAAACTCGATTGGATTCAGAGTGTTGTACAATCGAAATCTAttgtaaataaaatatacaCTCAATTTCATCACACAAAAGTCAATCATGAACTAGTTATGGAAAATACTGTAAGAAATTTGAGTAATAATGCTTCCCGCAGTTTTGAAGTTATGCAACAAAGTGGACAGCTGATAAAGAGTTCAGTAGCATATAATATCAGTTATGACTCGCGAGATAACAAGCATTTACCATTTTCAGGGCGGTATATTCAATGTGGTGTCGAGTATAATGGGTTACTTGGCCTGTTGAATGCTTTTCCATATGTAAAGACAGCATCGCAAGCGCAACAAGCTTGGAATTTACCGTTCTTGAACTCCCATCTACTTGCGACCGTAAAATGTGGGTTACTTTACCCTTTACTTGCCGAGCGGAAATCGGGAATTTCACTGTCAATGTCGCTGTCACTGTCGCTGTCGCTGTTGCTgatttctccttctcctttttcttcttcgttaTTGGACCGTTTCTATATTGGTGGTCCAAATGATGTTAGGTCCTTTATGTTGAATGGACTCGGCCcaaagaaccaaaattCATACATTGGTGGCGATATGTTTATGAATGGTGGTCTCTCACTTTTCACGGATATCCCGAGGTACAAGGACTCGAATTTCAAGCTACATAATTTTGTCAATTGGGGTAGGATTGCATCAATGAGCAAAGACCAGAGTCTTGTAGAtaatttaaagaaaatgagTCACTCGTATTGCTTGAGTTGCGGATTTGGGATTTTGTACAACCATCCCATGGCTAGATTTGAACtcaattttgttcttcCGTTAATTGTTAATGAGAGAGATTTAGTAAGAAAAGGTATACAATATGGTATTGGTGTCTCGTTCCTATGA